In one window of Rhodopseudomonas palustris HaA2 DNA:
- a CDS encoding acyl-CoA dehydrogenase family protein, with protein sequence MTNSPFYTADHIAFRDVVRRFVQKEIEPYATEWDEAGGFPRELYEKAAAIGLLGLGFPEEYGGTPTDQFMWIVATQELARAGAGGVSASLNSHSIGAPPIARAGTPELKARVLPDILAGKKISALAITEPSGGSDVANLRTSAKRDGDHYIVNGEKTFITSGMRADYITTAVRTGGEGPGGVSLLLIPGDTPGLTRTQLKKMGWWASDTATLHFDNCRVPAGNLLGQEGAGFMIIMMNFNSERLTMAAGCIAASKVCLDEATAYAKQRVTFGKPLTKHQVIRHKLVDMAQRIAASQAMLELLAWRVEQGESPIAEICMLKNQATQTMAFCASEAVQIFGGAGFMRGVKVERIYREVKVNAIGGGTEEIMKDLASRQMGL encoded by the coding sequence GTGACCAACTCCCCATTTTATACCGCTGACCACATCGCCTTCCGCGACGTGGTGCGCCGCTTCGTCCAGAAAGAGATCGAGCCGTACGCCACCGAATGGGACGAGGCCGGCGGCTTTCCGCGAGAGCTTTATGAAAAGGCCGCGGCGATCGGCTTGCTCGGGCTCGGCTTTCCCGAGGAATATGGCGGCACGCCGACCGATCAGTTCATGTGGATCGTGGCCACGCAGGAACTGGCGCGGGCGGGGGCCGGCGGCGTCAGCGCCAGCCTCAACAGCCATTCGATCGGCGCGCCGCCGATCGCGCGCGCCGGGACGCCGGAGCTGAAAGCCCGGGTGCTGCCCGATATTCTCGCCGGCAAGAAGATCTCCGCTCTGGCGATCACCGAGCCCTCCGGCGGCTCCGACGTCGCCAATCTGCGCACCAGCGCCAAGCGCGACGGCGACCACTACATTGTCAACGGCGAGAAAACCTTCATCACCTCGGGGATGCGCGCCGACTACATCACCACGGCGGTGCGCACCGGCGGCGAGGGCCCGGGCGGCGTCAGCCTGTTGCTGATCCCCGGCGACACGCCGGGGCTGACGCGGACGCAGCTGAAGAAGATGGGCTGGTGGGCGTCCGACACCGCGACCCTGCATTTCGACAATTGCCGGGTGCCGGCCGGCAATCTGCTCGGGCAGGAAGGCGCCGGCTTCATGATCATCATGATGAACTTCAACAGCGAGCGACTGACGATGGCGGCCGGCTGCATCGCCGCCTCGAAGGTCTGCCTCGACGAGGCGACGGCTTACGCCAAGCAGCGCGTCACCTTCGGCAAGCCGCTGACCAAGCATCAGGTGATCCGCCACAAGCTGGTCGACATGGCGCAGCGCATCGCCGCGTCGCAGGCGATGCTTGAACTGCTGGCGTGGCGGGTGGAGCAGGGCGAAAGCCCGATCGCCGAAATCTGCATGCTGAAGAACCAGGCGACCCAGACCATGGCGTTCTGCGCCTCCGAGGCGGTGCAGATCTTCGGCGGCGCGGGCTTCATGCGCGGCGTCAAGGTCGAGCGGATCTATCGCGAGGTCAAGGTCAACGCCATCGGCGGCGGCACCGAGGAGATCATGAAGGATCTCGCCAGCCGGCAGATGGGATTGTGA
- a CDS encoding c-type cytochrome, producing MRPLTFGLSLLLLAGASAPTFAADATNGETLAKRWCISCHLVSEDQRKGTDLVASFASIASQPGFDQDKLAIFLLEPHPKMSSMALSRIEAQNIAAYIAEQKRR from the coding sequence ATGCGCCCTTTGACCTTCGGTCTGTCGTTGCTGCTGCTCGCCGGCGCATCCGCCCCCACATTCGCCGCAGATGCCACCAACGGCGAGACTCTGGCCAAGCGCTGGTGCATCAGTTGTCACCTCGTCTCCGAGGACCAGCGCAAGGGCACCGACCTGGTCGCGTCGTTTGCGTCGATCGCATCGCAGCCCGGATTCGATCAGGACAAGCTGGCGATCTTCCTGCTCGAGCCGCACCCGAAGATGTCCAGCATGGCGCTGAGCCGGATCGAGGCGCAGAACATCGCGGCCTATATCGCCGAGCAGAAACGCCGGTAG
- a CDS encoding hybrid sensor histidine kinase/response regulator — protein MLTAQRDSLRLLRAILVASVVLPVALFTYAAWLAYRANDDGADRQIDKTRDIITEHALKIFESVERSIAETGEIIRDMTDDQIRAGEGALHARLKRLAAGSEQIKSMWIFDSNGQTLVNTLLYPSPRTDFSDRDYFKAHVGKDIGLFVGRALQPRPPYGGAPFFGVSVRRNMPDGSFAGTIQSSVLPNYFEGFYAKVGRENGSYAALVREDGAILARFPAIEHADATIKSDGLIGRAMRAGSTEGTLTHVSALDGIERRIAYRKLPNLPVYVYAGLETEAIRRMWLSQLGAYLLVGLPATAALIAIVVLALRRTRRLYEEAGRRAAAENALKQSQRLESLGRLTGGVAHDFNNLLMVVGGSVQKLRRRHHDLQDRRTFDMIDSAVAKGAGLTRQLLSFSRRHNVAAKLVDLGDAVMKFADVLRQSVRSDIAIAIEPPTEPVVVQIDPNEFEIALLNLALNARDAMPDGGRITISIRTETLKNFGPRRLTGDYAILGFADTGIGIAEEIRDRIFEPFFTTKPVDRGTGLGLSQIYGFIQQSNGAITVESTVGGGTRFDLFLPRSTESPILDADVAEAASLQPSKQATLLLVEDHPDVAAVAADYAEQCGFTVVTVGTAEAAIELLNKRKDIDLVFSDIVMPGMSGLELGRLIREHHPETPVVLASGYSDRSASALSEGFPLLQKPYTLDALRKALVQALQGAAAK, from the coding sequence ATGCTGACGGCACAACGCGATTCGCTTCGACTGCTGCGTGCAATTCTGGTCGCCTCGGTCGTGCTACCGGTGGCGCTGTTCACTTACGCGGCCTGGCTGGCCTATCGCGCCAACGACGACGGTGCCGACCGGCAGATCGACAAGACCCGCGACATCATCACCGAGCACGCGCTGAAGATCTTCGAATCGGTCGAGCGCTCGATCGCGGAGACCGGCGAGATCATCCGTGACATGACGGACGATCAGATCCGTGCCGGGGAAGGCGCGCTGCACGCGCGGCTGAAGCGGCTGGCCGCCGGCTCGGAACAGATCAAGTCGATGTGGATCTTCGACAGCAACGGCCAGACGCTGGTCAACACCCTGCTCTATCCCTCGCCACGAACCGACTTCTCCGATCGGGACTACTTCAAGGCCCATGTCGGAAAGGACATCGGCCTGTTCGTCGGTCGCGCCCTGCAGCCGCGGCCGCCTTATGGCGGAGCTCCGTTCTTCGGCGTCAGCGTGCGGCGCAACATGCCTGACGGGAGCTTCGCCGGGACCATTCAGAGTTCGGTGCTGCCGAACTATTTCGAGGGCTTTTACGCCAAAGTCGGGCGTGAGAACGGCAGCTACGCCGCGCTCGTCCGTGAAGACGGCGCCATTCTCGCCCGCTTCCCCGCGATCGAGCATGCCGATGCAACGATCAAATCCGACGGTCTGATCGGGCGGGCCATGCGCGCCGGGAGTACCGAAGGCACACTGACACACGTGTCGGCGCTGGACGGCATCGAGCGGCGCATCGCCTATCGCAAGCTGCCGAACCTGCCGGTCTACGTGTATGCCGGGCTGGAGACCGAGGCGATCCGCAGGATGTGGCTGTCGCAACTCGGCGCCTATCTGCTGGTCGGCCTGCCCGCCACCGCCGCCCTGATCGCGATCGTGGTGCTGGCATTGCGGCGGACGCGGCGGCTCTACGAGGAGGCCGGCCGGCGCGCCGCTGCGGAAAACGCGCTGAAGCAGTCGCAGCGCCTCGAATCGCTGGGGCGCCTCACCGGCGGTGTCGCCCACGATTTCAACAATCTGCTGATGGTGGTCGGCGGCTCGGTGCAGAAGCTGCGGCGGCGGCATCACGATTTGCAGGACCGCCGGACCTTCGACATGATCGACTCCGCCGTGGCGAAGGGTGCCGGCCTCACCCGCCAATTGCTGTCGTTTTCGCGCCGCCACAACGTCGCGGCCAAGCTGGTCGATCTCGGCGATGCCGTGATGAAATTCGCCGACGTGCTGCGGCAATCCGTCCGCAGCGACATCGCCATCGCGATCGAGCCGCCAACGGAGCCGGTCGTGGTCCAGATCGATCCCAACGAATTCGAGATCGCCCTGCTCAACCTCGCCCTCAACGCACGCGACGCGATGCCGGACGGCGGGCGCATCACGATCTCGATCCGGACCGAGACGCTGAAAAATTTCGGACCACGCCGGCTGACGGGCGACTACGCCATTCTCGGGTTCGCCGACACCGGTATCGGCATTGCCGAGGAGATTCGCGACCGGATCTTCGAGCCGTTCTTCACCACCAAGCCGGTCGATCGCGGCACGGGGCTGGGCCTCAGCCAGATCTACGGTTTCATCCAGCAATCGAACGGCGCGATCACGGTGGAGAGCACGGTCGGCGGCGGCACCCGCTTCGACCTGTTCCTGCCCCGCTCGACCGAGAGCCCGATACTGGACGCGGATGTCGCGGAGGCCGCCTCGCTCCAGCCGAGCAAACAGGCGACGCTGCTGCTGGTGGAAGATCATCCCGACGTCGCCGCCGTCGCCGCCGACTATGCCGAACAATGCGGCTTCACCGTCGTCACGGTCGGGACCGCCGAAGCCGCGATCGAGCTTCTCAACAAGCGCAAGGACATCGACCTGGTGTTCAGCGACATCGTGATGCCGGGTATGAGCGGCCTCGAGCTCGGTCGGCTGATCCGCGAGCATCATCCCGAAACCCCGGTCGTGCTGGCGTCGGGCTACAGCGACCGCAGCGCATCGGCGCTGAGCGAAGGCTTCCCGCTGCTGCAGAAGCCCTACACGCTCGATGCGCTGCGCAAGGCACTCGTCCAGGCCCTGCAGGGCGCCGCGGCGAAATGA
- a CDS encoding PepSY-associated TM helix domain-containing protein: MTPRTVRVWSWIHRWSSLVCTVFALLLCLTGLPLIFKDELGPDLGLEDVAGGAATSSLESMIARAQAARPGEVVPYLFFDRDQPIVKVPTAPSMTTDPAAFHYQVFDTRTGRQLDVPQPNEGFMYVMLRLHLDLFAGVQGTLFLGFMGLLLVVAIVSGVVLYGPFTRRLDFGVVRRGGGRHRAWLDLHNLLGIVTLAWFGVVTFTGVINTLAAPIELAWQANQLVEMSTQARPVENGDRRASIDDVLREVRAAVPGMNVMTVAFPGTPFATPSHVALFLTGSTPITSRILKPALVDASSGDVVAVRDMPWYATMLFLSQPLHFGDYGGLPLKIIWALLDIVTIVVLVSGLYLWWVKRRRRAGSASAGVVGGGR, translated from the coding sequence ATGACGCCGCGCACCGTCCGGGTCTGGTCGTGGATTCATCGGTGGAGCAGTCTGGTCTGTACGGTCTTCGCACTTCTGCTCTGCCTGACCGGCCTGCCGCTGATCTTCAAGGACGAACTCGGTCCCGATCTCGGGCTCGAGGATGTCGCGGGAGGCGCCGCGACCTCGTCATTGGAGTCGATGATCGCCCGGGCGCAGGCCGCGCGTCCGGGAGAGGTGGTGCCGTATCTGTTCTTCGATCGCGACCAGCCGATCGTGAAAGTGCCGACCGCGCCGTCGATGACGACCGACCCTGCGGCATTCCACTATCAGGTGTTCGATACCCGAACCGGACGACAACTCGACGTTCCGCAGCCCAATGAAGGCTTCATGTACGTGATGCTGCGGTTGCATCTCGACCTGTTTGCCGGCGTGCAGGGCACGCTGTTTCTCGGCTTCATGGGATTGCTGCTGGTAGTTGCGATCGTATCGGGCGTGGTGCTTTACGGCCCCTTCACCCGGCGTCTCGATTTCGGGGTGGTCCGCAGGGGTGGCGGGCGACATCGAGCGTGGCTGGACCTGCACAATCTGCTCGGCATCGTCACCTTGGCCTGGTTCGGGGTGGTGACCTTCACCGGCGTGATCAACACGCTGGCAGCTCCGATCGAACTGGCCTGGCAGGCCAATCAGCTCGTCGAGATGTCGACGCAGGCCAGGCCGGTCGAGAACGGCGATAGGCGGGCCTCGATCGACGATGTGCTCCGCGAGGTGCGCGCGGCTGTTCCCGGCATGAATGTGATGACGGTCGCGTTTCCGGGAACGCCGTTCGCCACCCCGTCGCACGTGGCCTTGTTTCTCACCGGCAGCACGCCGATCACCAGCCGGATTCTGAAGCCCGCATTGGTCGATGCATCGAGCGGTGATGTGGTCGCGGTGCGTGACATGCCGTGGTACGCGACGATGTTGTTCTTGTCGCAGCCGCTGCATTTCGGGGACTATGGCGGGCTACCGCTGAAGATCATCTGGGCGCTGCTCGACATCGTGACGATCGTCGTTCTCGTCAGCGGACTGTATCTCTGGTGGGTCAAACGACGCCGGCGCGCCGGTTCCGCGTCCGCTGGCGTCGTTGGGGGCGGCCGATGA
- a CDS encoding TonB-dependent siderophore receptor, protein MGLYRDTIVLAALTAASMCVPEAMAQPSSQAESVALPAVTVSPAQRASSRSAPRRRAAKPVPAPRTAPVAPRAVTSVSNTSDRYLDRRSTAATKTDTPVLETPQSISTITRRQMDDQNAQTVGNALRYTAGVLSDADSNARYDSIFIRGFGAFGTATNYVSFLDGLKLPRGQAFANTSIDPFLLDRVEVLKGPSAVLYGQTSPGGLVNQVSRLPSAVPYNEVRIEGGTYGRIQSGVTSQGALDKDGHWLYSLSAIGRSSGTRYDGVDEQRYAVAPAVTWTPDADTSLTVQSYYQRDPKGGYFNSLYARSLAPAQYQSFLNSKLNVGDPSFDAFQREQYGIGYQFDKRLNSVVSVRSSLRYSHVDIDMQSLQMNAPLTATGQLPRWAVRSIENVGGLSTDNRVQFDLSTGALQHKIITGADYQQSRSDWVYQLGAATSLNVINPVYGQTVGTLTSLINSGQDLSQTGLYAQDQISLGQWRATLGARHDWTEQSTDNRLAGSGTSQSADKTTYRAGLLYLFDNGVAPYVSYSTSFEPVAGVGVDGSPFIPTTAEQYEGGIKYQPNALPILLTASVFDIRQQNVLTPSAVAGFNVQQGEVRSTGVELEARGNVTDGLELIGAVTFLDTRVTQSTTTSIIGNRPQAVPDFFGSVWANYTFRSGPVGGLSVGGGIRHVGASYGDDANTLQTSAYTLVDAALKYELEYLSPRLKGTALTLNVNNLFDKEYYSSCSSTYYCQFGNRRTILAGLRYRW, encoded by the coding sequence ATGGGGCTCTATCGCGATACAATTGTTCTTGCGGCTCTCACCGCCGCTTCGATGTGCGTGCCGGAGGCGATGGCGCAGCCGTCTTCGCAGGCGGAGTCGGTTGCGCTTCCGGCCGTGACGGTGAGCCCGGCACAGCGCGCTTCGAGCCGGTCCGCTCCGCGTCGTCGCGCAGCAAAGCCGGTACCGGCGCCGAGGACCGCGCCGGTCGCGCCCCGCGCGGTCACCAGCGTCAGCAACACGTCGGATCGCTATCTCGACCGGCGTTCGACCGCAGCGACGAAGACCGACACGCCCGTGCTGGAGACGCCGCAGTCGATCTCGACGATCACACGCCGGCAGATGGACGATCAGAACGCCCAGACGGTCGGCAATGCCCTTCGCTATACGGCGGGTGTCCTCTCTGATGCCGATTCCAATGCGCGCTACGACAGCATCTTCATTCGCGGCTTCGGCGCGTTCGGCACCGCGACCAACTACGTCAGTTTCCTCGACGGTCTGAAGCTGCCGCGCGGCCAGGCCTTCGCCAACACGTCGATCGACCCGTTCCTGCTCGACCGCGTCGAGGTGTTGAAGGGGCCCTCGGCGGTTCTCTACGGCCAGACCAGCCCCGGCGGCCTCGTCAACCAGGTCAGCCGGCTGCCCAGCGCCGTGCCCTACAACGAAGTCAGGATCGAGGGCGGCACCTACGGCCGCATCCAGTCGGGGGTCACCAGCCAGGGCGCCCTGGATAAAGACGGGCACTGGCTCTACAGCCTGAGCGCCATCGGCCGCTCGTCCGGCACGCGCTACGACGGCGTCGACGAACAGCGCTACGCCGTCGCGCCCGCCGTCACCTGGACGCCGGACGCCGACACCAGCTTGACGGTGCAGAGCTACTATCAGCGCGATCCGAAGGGCGGCTATTTCAATTCGCTGTATGCCAGATCGCTGGCGCCGGCGCAGTACCAGTCGTTCCTGAACTCCAAGCTGAATGTCGGTGACCCGAGCTTCGATGCGTTCCAGCGCGAGCAATACGGCATCGGTTATCAGTTCGACAAACGCCTCAACAGCGTCGTCAGCGTTCGGTCGAGCCTGCGCTATTCGCACGTCGATATCGATATGCAGTCGCTGCAGATGAACGCGCCGCTCACGGCGACCGGCCAGTTGCCGCGCTGGGCGGTGCGCTCCATCGAGAATGTCGGCGGATTGTCGACCGATAACCGGGTGCAGTTCGACCTCTCCACCGGCGCACTTCAGCACAAGATCATCACCGGCGCCGACTATCAGCAATCCCGGAGCGACTGGGTCTATCAACTCGGCGCGGCGACGTCCCTGAACGTGATCAATCCGGTCTACGGCCAGACGGTCGGAACGCTCACGTCGCTGATCAACAGCGGGCAGGACCTGTCCCAGACCGGTCTGTACGCGCAGGATCAGATCAGCCTCGGTCAATGGCGCGCGACCCTCGGCGCCCGCCACGACTGGACCGAGCAGAGCACGGACAACCGCCTCGCAGGCTCCGGCACCAGCCAATCCGCCGACAAGACGACGTACCGCGCCGGTCTGCTGTATCTCTTCGACAATGGTGTCGCGCCCTATGTCAGCTACTCGACCTCGTTCGAGCCGGTGGCCGGCGTCGGTGTCGACGGTTCGCCGTTCATCCCGACGACGGCGGAGCAATATGAAGGTGGCATCAAGTATCAGCCGAATGCCCTGCCGATCCTGCTGACGGCATCGGTCTTCGATATCCGGCAGCAGAACGTGCTGACGCCGTCCGCCGTTGCGGGCTTTAACGTCCAGCAGGGTGAAGTTCGGTCGACCGGGGTCGAATTGGAGGCGCGCGGCAACGTCACAGACGGCCTCGAATTGATCGGCGCCGTGACGTTCCTCGACACGCGCGTCACGCAGTCGACGACCACGTCGATCATCGGCAATCGGCCGCAAGCGGTGCCCGACTTCTTCGGCTCTGTCTGGGCAAATTACACTTTCCGGTCCGGTCCCGTGGGCGGATTGTCGGTCGGTGGCGGCATCCGGCATGTCGGCGCGAGTTACGGCGACGACGCCAACACGCTGCAGACGTCGGCCTACACCCTCGTGGATGCGGCGCTGAAGTATGAGCTCGAGTATCTCTCGCCCCGCCTGAAAGGCACGGCCTTGACGCTCAACGTCAACAATCTGTTCGACAAGGAGTACTATTCGAGCTGTTCGTCGACTTACTACTGCCAGTTCGGCAACCGCCGAACGATCCTGGCCGGGCTCCGGTATCGATGGTGA
- a CDS encoding TetR/AcrR family transcriptional regulator has product MTQKGGRPRKADGEAKSIHIIETASRLFAQQGYAATSVEQVVAACGVGKDTVYRRFPSKLALFEGVVEHARIQTQAHFHSTMAAAEKGDVLTQLRAAARWLLAVNLDPTLIAFKRIAFSEALVVGQSVAGNKHDPIMDRLFALIKEAQRTGDLAPGDVSFLAMHLLNCVAVGPMIDAMLGRTTYASTRAQNAYFETAWKLFLNGARRGAS; this is encoded by the coding sequence ATGACACAAAAAGGCGGTCGTCCGCGCAAAGCCGACGGCGAGGCCAAATCGATTCACATCATCGAGACGGCGTCGCGGTTGTTTGCGCAGCAAGGCTACGCGGCGACGTCGGTCGAACAGGTCGTCGCGGCGTGCGGGGTCGGCAAGGACACGGTGTATCGCCGGTTTCCGTCGAAGCTCGCGCTGTTCGAAGGCGTCGTCGAGCATGCGCGTATCCAGACGCAAGCGCATTTCCATTCGACGATGGCGGCGGCGGAGAAAGGCGACGTGCTGACACAGTTGCGCGCGGCCGCGCGCTGGCTGCTCGCGGTCAATCTCGATCCGACCCTGATCGCTTTCAAACGGATTGCCTTCAGTGAGGCGCTGGTGGTCGGACAATCGGTCGCCGGCAACAAGCACGATCCGATCATGGATCGACTGTTCGCCCTGATCAAAGAGGCGCAGCGCACCGGCGATCTCGCGCCCGGCGACGTGTCCTTCCTCGCGATGCATCTGCTGAACTGCGTGGCCGTGGGCCCGATGATCGACGCCATGCTCGGCCGCACGACCTACGCGTCGACGCGGGCGCAGAACGCCTATTTCGAGACCGCCTGGAAGCTGTTCCTGAACGGAGCTCGTCGCGGCGCGTCGTGA